A stretch of the Janthinobacterium sp. B9-8 genome encodes the following:
- a CDS encoding YncE family protein has protein sequence MSPVKFDGQIRNNSLALSPDESTAVVSYSERSELLVYDLKKGELRQTLQGYITPRNIVFAPDGKSFYVSDSSLGEIIKTDTATLQTQSRIATGPGAFGTAISKDGQNLYLNNQASNTVTRFDTRSGRARSVITGFAQPRQGCTAKPRWQQALCHQFFRR, from the coding sequence ATGAGCCCCGTAAAATTTGACGGCCAGATCCGTAACAATTCGCTGGCCCTAAGCCCAGATGAAAGCACTGCCGTGGTGTCTTATAGCGAGCGCTCAGAGCTGCTTGTTTATGATCTTAAAAAAGGCGAGCTTCGCCAGACATTACAAGGCTATATCACGCCAAGAAATATTGTTTTCGCACCGGATGGAAAATCGTTTTATGTTTCCGACAGTAGCCTGGGTGAGATCATAAAAACGGATACCGCCACACTTCAAACCCAATCGCGGATTGCCACCGGCCCCGGCGCCTTTGGCACGGCCATCAGCAAAGATGGCCAAAATTTATATCTGAACAACCAAGCCTCAAACACAGTCACCCGCTTTGATACCCGTAGCGGGCGGGCTCGCAGTGTAATCACCGGCTTTGCTCAGCCACGCCAAGGGTGTACGGCTAAGCCCCGATGGCAGCAAGCTCTATGTCACCAATTTTTTAGGCGATAA
- a CDS encoding recombination-associated protein RdgC, which yields MLWFRNIQLYRLSPEHALSAESIAECLIKKPFFPCGSHDLMSQGWIPPAPHVPDEFIFARQDMVLVCLKTEEKILPAVVVKQEAEERIRHIEKEEARKVGRKEAKDIRERVAEELRPRAFTRVSTHRALIDLKQNLILVDSAAAARAENLLVSLRDALGSLPTRLIQTQITPQTAMTSWLENEVPVPFELDADCELKFPGDDGAIARFVRQDLHSEEVKQHLATGKLVSKMGMAWNERIAFQLTEKLEIKRMSMLDVLQDELKDADVDTQDAMFESSFALATGELRQFIPELITALGEELAS from the coding sequence ATGCTCTGGTTTCGTAATATTCAGCTCTACCGTCTTAGCCCCGAACATGCCCTTTCGGCCGAATCGATTGCCGAATGCTTAATTAAAAAGCCTTTTTTCCCCTGCGGCAGCCATGACCTGATGTCGCAAGGCTGGATTCCTCCAGCGCCTCACGTACCGGACGAGTTTATTTTTGCTCGCCAAGATATGGTTTTGGTTTGCTTAAAAACTGAAGAAAAAATCCTGCCTGCTGTGGTAGTCAAACAAGAAGCAGAAGAGCGTATCCGTCATATTGAGAAAGAAGAAGCACGCAAAGTAGGCCGTAAAGAAGCCAAAGATATTCGTGAACGTGTAGCGGAAGAATTGCGCCCGCGCGCCTTTACCCGTGTCAGCACCCACCGCGCCCTGATCGATTTAAAACAAAACTTGATTCTGGTGGATAGCGCCGCAGCAGCCAGAGCAGAAAATCTGCTGGTTAGCCTGAGAGACGCGCTGGGTAGCTTGCCAACGCGATTAATTCAGACACAAATCACCCCACAAACCGCCATGACCAGCTGGCTGGAAAACGAAGTACCGGTGCCCTTTGAGCTAGATGCCGATTGCGAATTAAAATTCCCCGGCGACGATGGCGCGATTGCCCGCTTTGTACGCCAAGATTTGCACAGCGAAGAAGTTAAACAGCACTTAGCCACCGGTAAGCTAGTCAGCAAAATGGGCATGGCGTGGAATGAGCGGATTGCTTTTCAGCTGACTGAAAAGCTAGAAATCAAGCGCATGAGCATGCTGGATGTATTGCAAGACGAACTAAAAGACGCCGATGTGGACACGCAAGACGCGATGTTTGAATCCAGCTTTGCACTAGCCACCGGTGAATTACGCCAATTTATTCCTGAGCTGATCACTGCGCTGGGTGAAGAGCTAGCTAGCTAA
- a CDS encoding nuclear transport factor 2 family protein, with amino-acid sequence MFKFTLLPAALILLSAHVFASPAEDSRAHFQSIASGNVAQLMQNYAEQAQFNWIGGPIDGHYAGKTAINTVWSKFTQAQGTQKVSIDKLEESLNPKGATVTANVFFDGKAKIKVRYVLTWREGKIINETWQIDPQLNFN; translated from the coding sequence ATGTTTAAATTCACTCTTTTACCCGCAGCCCTCATTTTGCTAAGTGCTCATGTTTTTGCCTCACCCGCAGAAGACAGCCGCGCTCACTTTCAAAGCATCGCCTCAGGGAATGTTGCACAACTGATGCAAAACTACGCCGAGCAAGCCCAGTTCAACTGGATAGGCGGCCCTATTGATGGCCACTATGCCGGCAAAACAGCCATCAACACGGTATGGAGCAAATTCACCCAAGCACAGGGCACGCAAAAGGTGAGCATCGACAAACTGGAAGAATCACTCAACCCCAAAGGGGCCACCGTCACCGCCAATGTCTTCTTTGATGGTAAAGCCAAGATCAAGGTGCGCTATGTGCTGACCTGGCGTGAAGGAAAAATCATCAATGAAACATGGCAAATTGATCCACAATTAAACTTTAACTAA
- a CDS encoding TonB-dependent receptor, with protein sequence MFKPLAIALAISAAFPAIAAETAPNKVERITVTGSNIRVSQKAGATAVQVISAKEIADSGKTSVSEVIRSISANSGNSYNEQFTASFSAGTSGVSLRGLGQKNTLVLINGKRISSYATAQNLQETFVDLNSLPMAAVQRIEILKDGASSVYGSDAVAGVVNIILYSEFKGTELSAELGSSTEGTGQTEKNFSIKTGFGDFNEDNFNVVFSLDGQKRDQLDQSDVSWLKEGDFRNQSGGSLNRTITNYYEGDPTRLIGGPQGPLKLTDYGSITDGKAGQVLAYNDAPYSTLIPEVERYHAFARANLRINDDTQAYAEYLYGFSRANLTFAAPLTVSSSLRAWNNQKQALDTIDNKLPVGHPNNPGTTPLDFTATLFDLGKRLKTDEVTLHRILSGVKGTAFGWDWDASLAYSQSTLEETVQNFVNRYEYEKVLKDGSYNFADQSKNSEEVRNRLRLSTLRPAKSSLITADINASSGELFELPAGSVGFAAGAQFRQEKMDSRTSDAVLSGTELRPAINIIKGERKVTALFAELNIPVIKDLNVNLAARADHYSDFGNAFSPKASVRYQAADWLLLRGTASRGFRAPSLPEITQSSAVSYGLVTDPRDPISPTKSRGVTSIIAANSNLQPERSDNFNLGFVLSPTSDSSIGLDYYNIRQSGLIGTQSSADIIANESRDPSKIVRDDKGRISTLYRQYSNMGDRETSGIDLDLRQRFKSKNYGNLKLGSQISHVLRFAEPLATGKPLSEGAGSNQFGSIPKWRAVSDATWEIGAWSTTLTWNYIGGYDQANPSENDTVKYVDSFNTFDLTASWKLAKDTTLTAKVLNLSNTRPPWDSSTDFFDHTQADPRGRFASAKLTYKF encoded by the coding sequence ATGTTTAAACCATTAGCCATTGCGCTGGCCATTAGCGCTGCCTTTCCCGCCATTGCAGCAGAAACCGCTCCCAATAAAGTAGAGCGCATCACCGTTACCGGCTCCAATATTCGCGTCAGCCAAAAAGCAGGTGCAACCGCCGTGCAAGTGATTAGCGCTAAAGAAATTGCAGACAGCGGCAAAACCAGCGTCTCCGAAGTGATCCGCTCAATTTCTGCAAATAGCGGCAATAGCTATAACGAGCAATTTACCGCCAGCTTTTCAGCAGGCACCTCGGGCGTTTCCTTACGCGGGCTGGGCCAAAAAAACACCTTAGTGCTAATTAATGGAAAACGCATCAGCAGCTATGCCACCGCACAAAACTTACAAGAAACCTTTGTTGATCTGAATAGCTTACCCATGGCGGCTGTGCAAAGAATTGAGATCTTAAAAGACGGCGCATCGTCTGTTTACGGCTCGGATGCCGTCGCGGGCGTAGTCAATATTATTTTATATTCAGAGTTTAAAGGCACCGAGCTCAGCGCCGAGCTCGGTTCATCCACCGAAGGCACGGGGCAAACTGAAAAGAATTTCTCTATCAAGACCGGCTTTGGTGATTTTAATGAAGATAATTTCAATGTCGTGTTTTCTTTAGACGGGCAAAAGCGTGATCAGCTCGACCAAAGCGATGTGAGCTGGCTAAAAGAAGGCGACTTCAGAAATCAATCAGGCGGCAGCCTGAATCGCACCATCACCAATTACTACGAGGGCGATCCAACCAGACTCATTGGTGGCCCCCAAGGCCCGCTCAAGCTTACGGATTACGGCAGCATTACCGACGGCAAAGCTGGCCAGGTTTTAGCCTATAACGACGCGCCCTATAGCACCTTGATCCCAGAAGTAGAGCGCTACCACGCCTTTGCACGCGCCAATTTGCGGATTAACGATGATACGCAAGCCTATGCAGAGTATTTATATGGCTTCTCACGCGCCAATCTGACCTTTGCCGCTCCGCTCACCGTCAGCAGCTCTTTACGCGCTTGGAATAATCAAAAACAAGCTTTAGATACCATCGATAATAAATTGCCGGTAGGCCACCCCAACAACCCCGGCACCACGCCACTCGATTTTACCGCCACGCTATTTGATTTAGGTAAACGCCTCAAAACCGATGAAGTCACCCTGCATCGTATTTTATCCGGTGTAAAAGGCACTGCCTTTGGCTGGGATTGGGATGCTTCGCTTGCCTACTCACAAAGCACGCTGGAAGAAACCGTGCAAAATTTTGTAAACCGCTATGAATACGAAAAAGTACTAAAAGACGGCAGCTACAATTTTGCGGATCAATCTAAAAATAGCGAAGAAGTCCGCAACCGCCTGCGCCTGTCCACACTGCGCCCGGCAAAATCAAGCTTAATCACCGCCGATATTAACGCATCCTCTGGCGAGCTATTTGAGCTACCTGCAGGCAGTGTGGGCTTTGCAGCGGGCGCGCAGTTCCGACAGGAAAAAATGGATTCGCGCACCTCCGACGCGGTGCTTTCTGGCACCGAGCTGCGACCAGCCATTAATATTATTAAAGGCGAGCGCAAGGTTACGGCGCTTTTTGCCGAACTCAACATCCCCGTGATTAAAGATTTAAACGTGAATCTCGCCGCACGAGCGGATCATTACAGCGATTTTGGCAATGCTTTTTCACCCAAAGCCAGTGTTCGCTACCAAGCGGCCGATTGGCTGCTGCTGCGTGGTACAGCTTCTCGAGGCTTTCGAGCGCCTTCCCTGCCTGAAATCACTCAAAGCTCGGCAGTCAGCTATGGATTGGTGACTGATCCGCGCGATCCGATCTCACCCACTAAATCACGCGGTGTGACCAGTATTATTGCGGCCAATAGCAATCTACAGCCAGAGCGCTCGGATAACTTTAATTTGGGCTTTGTGCTCTCGCCCACCAGCGACAGCAGCATTGGCCTTGATTACTACAATATCAGGCAAAGCGGCCTGATCGGCACACAAAGTAGTGCCGATATTATTGCCAACGAAAGCCGTGATCCAAGCAAAATTGTGCGCGATGATAAAGGCCGAATCAGCACGCTTTACCGCCAGTACAGCAATATGGGCGATCGTGAAACATCGGGGATTGATCTGGATTTACGTCAGCGCTTCAAAAGCAAAAACTACGGCAACTTAAAGCTCGGCAGTCAAATCAGCCATGTTTTAAGGTTTGCCGAGCCGCTCGCCACGGGCAAACCGCTCTCCGAGGGTGCAGGCAGCAATCAATTTGGTTCGATTCCAAAATGGCGGGCAGTGAGCGATGCAACTTGGGAGATTGGTGCATGGTCAACCACCCTCACGTGGAACTATATAGGCGGCTATGATCAAGCCAATCCGAGCGAAAATGATACGGTGAAATACGTTGATTCATTCAACACTTTTGATCTGACCGCCAGCTGGAAGCTCGCCAAAGACACCACCCTCACGGCCAAAGTATTAAATCTGAGCAATACCCGCCCACCGTGGGATTCTTCAACCGATTTCTTTGATCACACGCAAGCTGACCCGCGTGGCCGCTTTGCCTCGGCCAAGCTCACTTACAAATTTTAA
- a CDS encoding ABC transporter permease gives MQKLFSKGSLYALPIALLTLIPLLVVLSSFLHPQPEIWQHLSEYVLPRVLKNTAILMLGVSAGVLLLGVSLAWLTAVCDFPLRRFFAWSLMLPLAMPAYVLAFVQVGLLDFTGPVQTLIREWTGDSSWFPRIRSTGGVILVLTLAFYPYVYLLARNAFLTQGKRGIEAAQMLGMSRRMAFFRVVLPMARPWLMGGVLLVLMETLADFGTVSIFNYDTFTTAIYQSWFSLFNLPAASQLASILVLFVLALAVAEQWGRGRRHYAVRGGSAERIVLRGAGRYLALAWCSVVLLVAFVIPFIQLLVWVKSVWVLDFDERYPWFILRSIAIAGMAALLVTGLGLILVYAQRRYKDTRWLVRLATLGYAVPGTVLAVGVFIPIAWLDNLLIPVLAYFGVATTQVLKGTLLVMLLALAARFMAVAFAPIDAAMQRITRNQEDAARSLGLSSRQVLRRVHLPLLRGGLLTALLIAFVDVMKEMPITLMTRPFGWDTLAVRVFEMTSEGMWERAALPSFFIVLMGLIPVILLVRKTED, from the coding sequence ATGCAAAAATTGTTTTCTAAAGGATCGCTGTACGCGCTGCCGATTGCCTTACTGACGTTGATTCCCCTGTTGGTTGTGCTGTCTTCCTTCTTGCATCCACAGCCAGAAATCTGGCAGCACCTGTCTGAATATGTCTTACCCCGAGTGCTTAAAAACACGGCTATTTTAATGCTGGGCGTATCGGCGGGCGTGCTGCTGCTCGGTGTTTCACTCGCATGGCTGACGGCTGTTTGTGATTTCCCCTTGCGGCGATTTTTTGCCTGGAGTTTGATGCTACCGCTAGCCATGCCCGCCTATGTGCTGGCTTTTGTACAAGTGGGCTTGCTTGATTTTACTGGCCCGGTGCAAACCCTGATCCGGGAATGGACAGGCGATTCATCTTGGTTCCCGCGCATTCGCTCGACGGGCGGGGTGATTCTGGTGCTCACCTTGGCGTTTTATCCCTATGTCTATTTGCTAGCGAGAAACGCGTTTCTAACTCAGGGTAAGCGCGGCATCGAGGCCGCACAGATGCTGGGTATGTCCCGGCGCATGGCATTTTTTCGCGTTGTTTTGCCGATGGCCCGGCCTTGGCTGATGGGTGGTGTGTTGTTGGTGCTCATGGAAACGCTGGCCGATTTCGGCACGGTTTCCATTTTTAATTACGACACCTTTACTACAGCCATTTATCAGTCGTGGTTCTCCTTATTTAATTTGCCAGCCGCATCACAGCTGGCTTCAATCCTGGTGCTGTTTGTGTTGGCGCTGGCTGTGGCCGAGCAATGGGGGCGTGGCCGCAGGCATTACGCCGTACGCGGTGGATCGGCTGAGCGGATTGTTTTGCGCGGCGCTGGGCGCTATCTGGCACTGGCCTGGTGCAGTGTGGTGCTGCTTGTCGCGTTTGTGATCCCTTTTATCCAGCTCTTGGTGTGGGTGAAAAGTGTGTGGGTGCTTGATTTTGACGAGCGCTATCCGTGGTTTATTTTGCGATCAATTGCGATTGCCGGGATGGCGGCACTACTGGTGACGGGCTTGGGCTTGATTCTGGTTTATGCGCAGCGCCGCTATAAAGATACGCGCTGGCTGGTGCGCCTTGCCACATTGGGCTACGCCGTGCCGGGAACGGTGCTTGCTGTGGGGGTGTTTATCCCGATTGCTTGGCTGGATAATCTGCTGATCCCCGTTTTGGCTTACTTTGGTGTTGCTACTACGCAAGTTCTAAAAGGCACTTTGCTTGTGATGTTGCTGGCGCTGGCGGCACGCTTTATGGCCGTGGCCTTTGCACCCATTGATGCGGCTATGCAGCGAATTACCCGCAATCAGGAAGATGCCGCCAGATCGCTGGGCCTGTCATCTAGGCAAGTGCTCAGACGTGTGCATTTGCCGCTATTGCGTGGTGGGCTGCTGACTGCTCTATTGATTGCTTTTGTGGATGTCATGAAAGAAATGCCCATTACGCTGATGACCCGGCCCTTTGGCTGGGACACCTTGGCCGTACGGGTATTTGAAATGACCTCCGAAGGCATGTGGGAACGCGCAGCCCTGCCAAGTTTCTTTATCGTATTGATGGGCTTAATTCCGGTCATTCTGCTGGTCAGAAAAACCGAGGACTGA
- a CDS encoding GNAT family N-acetyltransferase → MAFIPKQAPRKKGIARCLLTLLDDAYSGPHIVQITLSVNTENKSAKALYYALGFERYGFEKNAMLVEGVFIHEEHLVLYVLDRIELPN, encoded by the coding sequence TTGGCGTTTATACCCAAGCAAGCGCCGCGAAAAAAAGGCATTGCCCGCTGCTTATTAACGCTGCTTGATGATGCTTATTCAGGTCCGCATATTGTGCAAATAACCTTGAGCGTGAATACAGAAAATAAGAGTGCAAAAGCGCTGTATTACGCTTTGGGCTTTGAGCGTTATGGTTTTGAGAAAAACGCCATGTTGGTCGAGGGCGTATTTATTCATGAAGAGCATTTAGTGCTGTATGTGCTTGATCGGATAGAACTACCTAATTAA
- a CDS encoding RNA polymerase sigma factor produces MRCDEHELLNMLPRLRRYARALVRHKEEADDLVQDTLERAWLKSSLWRGVSDMRAWLFSIMHNLHADGVRRPRIHTVELDDNTPEIPIAARQGEQLAMRDLQAALNQLPDEQREILLLVALEEMAYADIATTLNIPMSTVMSRLSRGRERLRIVLETQAEPVRLKIVK; encoded by the coding sequence ATGCGGTGCGACGAACACGAACTGCTGAATATGCTACCTCGCCTGCGCAGATATGCGCGGGCGCTGGTGCGGCATAAAGAGGAAGCCGATGATCTGGTGCAAGACACGCTGGAACGCGCATGGCTGAAATCCAGCCTGTGGCGAGGGGTGTCCGATATGCGCGCCTGGCTGTTCAGCATCATGCATAATCTGCACGCAGATGGTGTACGCCGCCCGCGCATTCACACGGTTGAGCTGGATGACAATACCCCGGAAATACCTATTGCCGCCCGGCAAGGAGAACAGCTGGCGATGCGTGATTTACAAGCGGCACTCAATCAACTACCTGATGAGCAAAGAGAAATCTTATTACTGGTGGCACTGGAAGAAATGGCTTACGCAGATATTGCTACGACATTGAATATCCCTATGAGCACTGTCATGTCCCGGCTATCCAGAGGTCGTGAGCGCTTGCGCATTGTGCTGGAAACACAAGCCGAACCTGTCCGTTTAAAAATCGTCAAATGA
- a CDS encoding ABC transporter ATP-binding protein, with amino-acid sequence MLQLSDLAIRLGDRTVVENLSLHLQEGEIGCLLGASGCGKTTVLRAIAGFEKPAGGEIVLAGSQVSSAARMLPPEQRQIGMVFQDYALFPHLTVAGNIAFGLRGESKAAQAERVADALQLVGLGHVEHRYPHELSGGQQQRVALARALAPRPQLLLMDEPFSNLDVELRERLGQEVHAILKAAGMTAILVTHDQREAFAVADKVGVMAEGQIRQWATPYDLYHQPLDRFVADFVGEGVLLPGIVAASGRVEMELGIVHGKIPADCSMGCNADVLVRPDDVLHDDASSMKARVLAKAFRGAQFLYTLALPSGQKVLSLVPSHHNHAVGEDIGIRLEIDHVIAFKRG; translated from the coding sequence ATGCTGCAACTCTCTGATCTTGCGATTCGCCTTGGCGATCGTACTGTGGTTGAAAATTTATCACTGCATTTGCAGGAGGGCGAAATTGGCTGCCTGTTGGGGGCGTCTGGCTGTGGTAAAACCACGGTTTTGCGAGCGATTGCAGGTTTTGAAAAGCCTGCTGGCGGTGAGATTGTACTAGCAGGGAGCCAGGTCAGTAGCGCTGCCAGAATGCTGCCGCCAGAGCAGCGTCAGATTGGGATGGTGTTTCAGGATTACGCACTTTTCCCCCATCTTACCGTGGCGGGTAATATTGCTTTTGGTTTGCGTGGCGAGAGCAAAGCCGCGCAAGCCGAACGCGTGGCCGATGCTTTGCAATTGGTTGGTTTAGGCCATGTTGAGCATCGCTACCCGCATGAATTATCGGGGGGGCAGCAGCAGCGCGTTGCTTTGGCCAGAGCGCTGGCACCGCGCCCACAGCTGTTATTGATGGACGAGCCTTTTTCTAATCTGGATGTAGAGCTGCGTGAAAGGCTGGGGCAGGAAGTGCACGCCATCTTAAAGGCGGCGGGCATGACGGCGATTTTAGTCACCCACGATCAAAGAGAAGCCTTTGCCGTGGCCGATAAAGTGGGCGTGATGGCCGAAGGGCAAATCCGCCAATGGGCCACGCCTTACGATTTATATCACCAGCCGCTGGATCGTTTTGTGGCCGATTTTGTCGGCGAAGGTGTTTTGCTGCCGGGTATTGTCGCGGCATCGGGCCGGGTTGAGATGGAGCTGGGTATCGTGCACGGCAAAATCCCTGCCGATTGCAGCATGGGCTGCAACGCCGATGTATTGGTTAGGCCTGATGATGTGCTGCACGATGATGCGAGCAGTATGAAGGCCAGAGTGCTGGCTAAAGCCTTTCGCGGGGCGCAGTTTCTTTACACCTTAGCTCTGCCATCCGGTCAGAAAGTGCTATCCCTCGTGCCTAGCCACCACAATCATGCTGTGGGTGAGGATATTGGCATTCGCTTGGAAATTGATCATGTGATTGCGTTTAAGAGGGGCTGA
- a CDS encoding YncE family protein codes for MLSHAKGVRLSPDGSKLYVTNFLGDNVTIVDTQTDKIEGEIKDFSKIRAISISADGKTLFAANSGTHTIAVADIAKREIQNLVSVGREPYGAALSPDGRFIYTGNLADQTVSVIDVGTLQVVATITGFKQPRQAIAFTRDGKWAYVLNEDLSIAKVDRDTQKIVQQITAP; via the coding sequence TTGCTCAGCCACGCCAAGGGTGTACGGCTAAGCCCCGATGGCAGCAAGCTCTATGTCACCAATTTTTTAGGCGATAACGTCACTATTGTTGACACCCAAACCGACAAAATTGAGGGCGAGATCAAAGACTTCAGCAAGATTCGCGCAATTTCAATCAGCGCAGACGGCAAGACCCTGTTTGCAGCCAATAGCGGCACGCACACCATTGCAGTGGCAGATATTGCCAAGCGGGAAATCCAAAACCTTGTCTCTGTTGGCCGAGAGCCTTACGGCGCAGCGCTATCGCCAGATGGCCGTTTTATTTATACGGGCAATCTGGCAGATCAGACCGTTTCGGTGATTGATGTTGGCACTCTGCAGGTGGTTGCCACCATCACCGGCTTTAAGCAGCCCCGTCAAGCCATTGCATTTACCCGCGACGGCAAATGGGCCTATGTACTGAATGAAGATTTAAGCATTGCCAAAGTTGACCGGGATACCCAAAAAATTGTGCAGCAAATCACGGCCCCTTAA
- a CDS encoding extracellular solute-binding protein, which yields MKRLVLASLLAATSFAHAESVTLYSARNEQLLKPLLDAFTKETGVEVKLLTDKEGPLLERLRAEAQNTSADALITVDAGNLWQASHMGLLKSIKSNTLNENIPAHLRDPKGEWYGLSVRARTMFFNKNKVKAADLSSYEDLANPKWKGKLCLRTSKKVYNQSLVGMMIAQYGEPKTEKIVRGWVDNLATDVFQDDTAMLKAIAAGQCEVGIANTYYFGRLIEAQPTLPVSVFWANQQAEGVHVNVSGAGVTRYAKNPEGAVKLLEWLSSEKAQNLYADKDMEFPANPKIKASPLVTSWGPFKSNVINVSKAGELQSTAVRLMDRAGYR from the coding sequence GTGAAGCGTCTTGTTCTTGCCTCTCTGCTTGCTGCCACCTCTTTTGCCCACGCTGAAAGTGTGACTTTGTATTCGGCGCGAAATGAGCAGTTGTTAAAGCCTTTGCTGGATGCGTTTACTAAAGAAACCGGCGTTGAAGTAAAGCTTCTGACTGATAAAGAAGGGCCTTTGCTTGAGCGCCTGCGTGCTGAGGCACAAAACACGTCAGCCGATGCGCTGATCACGGTGGATGCAGGTAATTTGTGGCAGGCATCGCATATGGGACTGCTGAAATCGATCAAATCAAATACTTTAAATGAAAATATCCCGGCCCATTTGCGTGATCCAAAAGGTGAATGGTATGGCCTGTCGGTGCGTGCACGGACAATGTTTTTTAATAAAAATAAAGTAAAAGCCGCCGATTTATCCAGCTATGAAGATTTGGCCAATCCAAAGTGGAAAGGCAAGCTGTGTCTGCGTACTTCCAAAAAAGTGTACAACCAGTCTTTGGTTGGCATGATGATTGCCCAGTATGGCGAGCCTAAAACTGAAAAAATCGTCCGTGGCTGGGTGGACAACCTAGCAACCGACGTATTCCAAGACGATACCGCCATGCTGAAAGCGATTGCAGCAGGGCAGTGCGAAGTGGGAATTGCGAATACTTACTACTTTGGCCGTCTGATTGAAGCGCAGCCTACCTTGCCGGTTAGTGTTTTCTGGGCGAATCAGCAGGCAGAAGGCGTGCATGTGAATGTGTCTGGCGCGGGTGTGACACGTTACGCCAAAAATCCAGAGGGTGCGGTGAAGCTGCTGGAATGGTTGTCGTCAGAAAAAGCGCAAAATCTTTATGCAGATAAAGATATGGAATTCCCTGCAAATCCTAAAATTAAGGCCTCCCCTCTGGTTACGAGCTGGGGCCCGTTTAAATCAAACGTAATTAATGTATCTAAGGCCGGTGAGTTGCAATCGACTGCAGTGCGTTTAATGGATAGAGCGGGCTATCGTTAA
- a CDS encoding anti-sigma factor family protein, which yields MKNSTHTVTEAELHASIDGQLAPARQQEVEAYLISHPEEAQRMQSYQAQKQALRDLYNPVLNEKLPTRLQYAARPSRPWHLQRIAAGIVIAISSAGSAWVARGLVDENTLQTASTQSSYANYAPPKLAGFAQRAAVAHVVYSPDKRRPVEVGADQAQQLEKWLSHRLGAPIKPPSLQSVGYTLIGGRLLPGERGPVAQLMYHDVSGQRLTLYVTQEITPQAQTTSAFQFGQDGPVNVFYWVDKNMGYAISSGTAQPDLLRVAQFVHQQKIMI from the coding sequence ATGAAGAATTCGACGCACACGGTGACTGAAGCAGAGCTCCACGCCAGTATTGATGGCCAGCTTGCCCCGGCCAGACAGCAGGAAGTTGAAGCTTATCTGATATCCCACCCCGAAGAAGCGCAGCGCATGCAAAGCTATCAGGCGCAAAAACAAGCTTTGCGTGATTTATATAATCCCGTACTCAATGAAAAACTGCCCACCCGCCTGCAATATGCAGCCAGGCCATCAAGGCCATGGCATTTACAAAGGATTGCCGCTGGCATCGTCATCGCAATCAGTAGCGCCGGATCGGCATGGGTTGCAAGGGGGCTGGTCGATGAAAACACACTCCAAACCGCCTCTACCCAGTCTTCTTACGCCAATTACGCCCCCCCTAAACTGGCCGGTTTTGCCCAGCGGGCCGCCGTGGCCCATGTGGTATACAGCCCGGACAAACGCCGTCCTGTTGAAGTTGGCGCGGATCAGGCACAACAGCTGGAGAAGTGGCTATCGCACCGCTTAGGCGCCCCGATCAAGCCGCCCAGCTTGCAATCAGTCGGCTATACCCTGATCGGCGGCCGACTCCTGCCGGGCGAGCGCGGGCCGGTCGCCCAGCTGATGTATCACGATGTATCCGGCCAGCGGCTTACGCTTTATGTCACCCAAGAAATCACGCCTCAAGCCCAAACCACATCCGCCTTTCAGTTTGGCCAGGACGGGCCGGTCAATGTGTTTTACTGGGTGGATAAAAACATGGGTTATGCGATTTCAAGCGGCACGGCTCAACCGGATTTACTGCGCGTTGCCCAGTTTGTTCACCAGCAAAAAATAATGATCTAA